One genomic segment of Alphaproteobacteria bacterium includes these proteins:
- the ybeY gene encoding rRNA maturation RNase YbeY has protein sequence MNALLSVSVDDPRWRRALRGPETVVRRAANAALDGAASRGEIRYVLAGDTLLRSLNHDFRGKDKPTNVLSFPDETPGTLGDVALAYETCAAEARAQGKTLGAHLAHLVVHGTLHLLGWDHETVPEALAMEARERRVLRRLRIADPYRVHQVKE, from the coding sequence ATGAACGCGCTTCTGTCCGTCTCCGTCGACGATCCGCGATGGCGACGCGCCCTGCGCGGACCCGAAACGGTCGTGCGCAGGGCGGCGAATGCGGCGTTGGACGGGGCCGCTTCGCGCGGCGAGATCCGCTACGTGCTGGCGGGCGACACGCTGCTGCGTTCGCTCAATCACGATTTTAGGGGCAAGGACAAGCCGACCAACGTGCTGTCCTTCCCCGACGAAACGCCCGGCACGCTGGGCGACGTCGCGTTGGCTTACGAGACTTGCGCCGCCGAAGCGCGCGCGCAAGGCAAGACCTTGGGGGCGCATCTCGCCCATCTCGTCGTTCACGGAACACTGCATTTGCTCGGGTGGGACCACGAGACAGTGCCCGAAGCGCTGGCGATGGAGGCGCGCGAACGCCGCGTGCTCCGCCGCTTGCGCATCGCCGATCCCTATCGAGTCCATCAGGTGAAAGAATGA
- the pnp gene encoding polyribonucleotide nucleotidyltransferase produces MFDIVKREMQWGGRTLSLETGKVARQADGAVIARLGDTVVLCTVVGAKSAKPGQDFFPLTVHYQEKTFAAGKIPGGFFKREGRPTEKETLTSRLIDRPIRPLFPENFRNEVQVIATVLSHDLMNDPDIVAMVGCSAALTLSGIPFMGPIGAARVGFIGGEFKLNPLQEELATSDLDLIVAGTKDGVLMVESEAKELTEEQMLGAVMFGHRAFQPVIDLIISLAEAAAKEPWAIPEAAPATAATKAKLEAFAAELTEAYKEPIKFARRDKVAAIKAKAMEAVKAVPEEAALAGALFGDLEAKVVRDTILDTGKRIDGRDTKTVRPIVTEVGLLPRTHGSALFTRGETQALCVATLGTGDDEQIIDALEGEYREHFMLHYNFPPYSVGEAKRMGSPGRREIGHGKLAWRAIRPLLPAKDKFPYTIRVVSEVTESNGSSSMATVCGSSLSLMDAGVPLPRPVAGIAMGLIKEDRGFAVLTDILGDEDHLGDMDFKVAGTEKGVTALQMDLKITSIDENIMKIALGQAKDGRLHILGEMAKGLTGARESVSNNAPRITTFSVPKEKIREVIGTGGKVIREIVEVTGCKIDIEDDGTIKVASTSEEKAKQAIDWIKGIVAEPELNAIYTGKVVKVMDFGAFVNFMGSKDGLVHISELAPRRVEKTGDVVKMGDSVKVKLIGFDDRGKVKLSMRRVDQATGADISDQFDKKSAPSAE; encoded by the coding sequence ATGTTCGATATCGTGAAACGCGAGATGCAATGGGGGGGGCGCACGCTCTCCCTCGAAACGGGCAAGGTCGCCCGTCAGGCCGATGGCGCGGTCATCGCGCGCCTGGGCGACACGGTCGTGCTGTGCACGGTCGTCGGCGCCAAGTCGGCCAAGCCCGGTCAGGATTTCTTCCCCCTGACCGTCCACTATCAGGAAAAGACCTTCGCGGCCGGCAAGATCCCCGGCGGCTTCTTCAAGCGCGAAGGCCGTCCGACGGAAAAGGAAACGCTGACGTCGCGTTTGATCGACCGCCCGATCCGTCCGTTGTTCCCCGAGAATTTCCGCAACGAAGTCCAGGTCATCGCGACGGTGCTGTCGCATGACCTGATGAACGATCCGGACATCGTGGCGATGGTCGGCTGCTCGGCCGCCCTGACGCTGTCGGGCATCCCGTTCATGGGCCCGATCGGCGCCGCGCGGGTCGGATTCATCGGCGGCGAGTTCAAGCTGAACCCGCTGCAGGAAGAACTCGCGACTTCCGACCTCGACCTCATCGTCGCCGGCACCAAGGACGGCGTGCTGATGGTCGAATCGGAAGCCAAGGAACTGACGGAAGAGCAGATGCTCGGCGCCGTCATGTTCGGCCACCGCGCCTTCCAGCCGGTGATCGACCTGATCATTTCGCTGGCCGAAGCCGCCGCCAAGGAACCCTGGGCGATCCCCGAAGCCGCACCCGCCACGGCGGCCACCAAGGCGAAGCTCGAGGCGTTCGCGGCCGAGCTGACCGAAGCCTATAAGGAACCGATCAAGTTCGCCCGTCGCGACAAGGTCGCGGCGATCAAGGCGAAGGCGATGGAAGCGGTCAAGGCCGTGCCGGAAGAAGCCGCCCTTGCCGGCGCGCTGTTCGGCGACCTGGAAGCCAAGGTCGTGCGCGACACGATTCTGGATACCGGCAAGCGCATCGACGGCCGCGACACGAAGACGGTCCGTCCGATCGTGACGGAGGTCGGCCTGCTGCCGCGCACCCACGGTTCGGCGCTGTTCACCCGCGGCGAAACGCAGGCGCTGTGCGTCGCCACGCTGGGTACCGGCGACGACGAGCAGATCATCGACGCGCTCGAAGGCGAATACCGCGAGCACTTCATGCTGCACTACAACTTCCCGCCCTACTCGGTCGGCGAAGCCAAGCGCATGGGCAGCCCCGGCCGTCGCGAAATCGGCCACGGCAAGCTCGCCTGGCGCGCGATCCGTCCGCTGCTGCCCGCCAAGGACAAGTTCCCCTACACGATCCGCGTCGTGTCGGAAGTGACTGAGTCGAACGGTTCGTCGTCGATGGCGACGGTCTGCGGTTCGTCGCTGTCGCTGATGGACGCGGGCGTGCCGCTGCCGCGCCCCGTGGCCGGCATCGCGATGGGCCTGATCAAGGAAGATCGCGGCTTCGCCGTGCTGACCGACATCCTGGGCGACGAGGATCACCTCGGCGACATGGACTTCAAGGTCGCGGGCACGGAGAAGGGCGTCACCGCGCTTCAGATGGATCTCAAGATCACCTCGATCGACGAGAACATCATGAAGATCGCGCTGGGCCAGGCCAAGGACGGCCGCCTGCACATCCTGGGCGAGATGGCCAAGGGCCTGACCGGGGCGCGCGAGAGCGTGTCGAACAACGCGCCGCGCATCACGACCTTCTCGGTTCCGAAGGAAAAGATCCGCGAAGTGATCGGCACCGGCGGCAAGGTGATCCGCGAGATCGTCGAGGTCACAGGCTGCAAGATCGACATCGAGGACGACGGCACGATCAAGGTCGCCTCGACGAGCGAGGAGAAGGCGAAGCAAGCGATCGACTGGATCAAGGGCATCGTCGCCGAGCCGGAACTCAACGCCATCTACACCGGCAAGGTCGTGAAGGTGATGGATTTCGGCGCCTTCGTGAACTTCATGGGTTCGAAGGACGGCCTCGTCCACATCTCCGAACTCGCCCCGCGCCGCGTCGAGAAGACCGGCGACGTGGTCAAGATGGGCGACAGCGTGAAGGTCAAGCTAATCGGCTTCGACGATCGCGGCAAGGTCAAGCTGTCGATGCGCCGCGTCGATCAGGCGACTGGCGCGGACATCTCCGACCAGTTCGACAAGAAGAGCGCGCCGTCGGCCGAGTAA
- the rpsO gene encoding 30S ribosomal protein S15 — MSLEPAHKSEIVAKFAVKKGDTGSPEVQVALLTERIKELTEHLGTHKKDFHSRRGLLMMVGQRRRLLDYLKKTDTKRYSTLLERLELRR; from the coding sequence ATGTCGCTCGAACCCGCTCACAAGAGTGAAATTGTCGCCAAGTTCGCCGTCAAGAAGGGCGACACCGGATCCCCGGAAGTCCAGGTCGCGTTGCTGACCGAGCGTATCAAGGAGCTCACCGAGCACCTCGGCACGCACAAGAAGGACTTCCACTCGCGCCGCGGCCTGCTGATGATGGTCGGCCAGCGCCGCCGTCTTCTCGACTATCTCAAGAAGACCGACACCAAGCGCTACTCGACGCTGCTCGAGCGTCTCGAACTGCGTCGCTAA
- a CDS encoding methionine adenosyltransferase: protein MRKGEFVFTSESVSEGHPDKVCDRISDAIVDAFLSVDPYARLGCETLATTNRIVIAGEVRLDAKKCGPKAPMLKGGKVNAPLIEKIAREVVKEIGYEQDGFHWKKNKVEVLLHGQSADIAMGVDAAGNKDEGAGDQGIMFGYATNETEELMPAPLQYSHNILRLMAEARHSGKEKYLEPDAKSQVTLRYVNGKPVGVSAIVVSTQHSAKVDQDDVREIVRPYVQKVLPKGWKIPEAEFYVNPTGQFIIGGPDGDAGLTGRKIIVDTYGGAAPHGGGAFSGKDPTKVDRSAAYVARYLAKNVVASGLAERCTIQLAYAIGVAKPLSVYVDTHGTGKVDEGKLSKVLQDLVDLSPRGIRTHLQLNRPIYRRTSSYGHFGRKPEKDGGFSWEKTDLVRDLKSEFGVR from the coding sequence ATGCGCAAGGGCGAGTTCGTTTTCACCAGCGAGTCCGTGTCCGAAGGCCACCCCGATAAGGTGTGCGACCGTATTTCCGACGCGATCGTCGACGCGTTTCTTTCGGTCGATCCTTATGCGCGTCTGGGCTGCGAAACCCTGGCGACGACCAACCGGATCGTGATCGCCGGCGAAGTCCGCCTCGACGCCAAGAAGTGCGGCCCCAAGGCGCCGATGCTCAAGGGCGGCAAGGTCAACGCGCCGCTGATCGAAAAGATCGCGCGCGAAGTGGTCAAGGAAATCGGCTACGAGCAAGACGGCTTCCACTGGAAGAAGAACAAGGTCGAAGTCCTGCTGCACGGCCAGTCGGCGGACATCGCCATGGGCGTGGACGCCGCCGGCAACAAGGACGAAGGTGCGGGCGACCAGGGCATCATGTTCGGTTACGCGACGAACGAAACCGAAGAATTGATGCCGGCCCCCTTGCAGTATTCGCACAATATCCTTCGCCTGATGGCCGAAGCGCGCCACTCGGGCAAGGAGAAGTATCTCGAGCCTGACGCGAAGAGCCAGGTCACCCTGCGCTACGTGAACGGCAAGCCGGTGGGCGTGTCGGCGATCGTCGTGTCGACGCAGCATTCGGCCAAGGTCGATCAGGACGACGTGCGCGAGATCGTCCGCCCCTATGTGCAGAAGGTTCTGCCCAAGGGCTGGAAAATCCCGGAAGCCGAGTTCTACGTGAACCCGACCGGCCAGTTCATCATCGGCGGTCCGGACGGCGACGCCGGCCTCACCGGCCGTAAGATCATCGTCGACACGTATGGCGGTGCGGCCCCGCATGGCGGCGGCGCGTTCTCCGGCAAGGACCCGACGAAGGTCGACCGCTCGGCCGCGTATGTCGCGCGTTATCTCGCCAAGAACGTCGTGGCTTCGGGCCTCGCGGAACGCTGCACGATCCAGCTCGCCTACGCGATCGGCGTGGCGAAGCCCCTGTCGGTCTATGTCGATACGCATGGCACCGGCAAGGTCGACGAGGGCAAGTTGTCGAAGGTGCTGCAGGACCTCGTGGACCTCAGCCCGCGCGGCATCCGTACCCATCTGCAGCTCAACCGCCCGATCTATCGCCGCACCTCGTCTTACGGCCATTTCGGCCGCAAGCCGGAGAAGGACGGCGGCTTCTCGTGGGAGAAGACGGATCTGGTGCGCGATCTGAAGTCGGAATTCGGCGTGCGTTGA
- the trmB gene encoding tRNA (guanosine(46)-N7)-methyltransferase TrmB, producing MAPDDDSNETDEAPGSPRRLVHSDWLHSYGRRRGRRLKPNQTALIEKHLDALSVTTPLDLAAAFGQIPERLRLEIGFGGGEHLAHQAANNPDVSFLGAEPFMNGVATMLRHFEQKGLRNVRLYRGDARELFSGIPDGALEAIYVLHPDPWPKARHNKRRLIQKPFLDQAWRMLKPGGELRLATDDPDYLIWMLQRVLIHPGFEWTARTADDWRLIPADAIETRYGIKSRLEGRPATFLKLRRRETAA from the coding sequence ATCGCCCCCGACGACGATAGCAACGAGACGGACGAGGCGCCGGGGTCCCCCCGGCGCCTTGTTCATTCGGATTGGCTCCATTCGTACGGACGGCGACGCGGCCGACGGTTGAAGCCGAACCAGACGGCGCTGATCGAGAAACATCTCGACGCGCTGTCGGTGACCACGCCGCTCGACCTCGCCGCCGCGTTCGGCCAAATACCCGAACGTTTGCGGCTGGAGATCGGCTTCGGCGGCGGCGAACACCTCGCCCATCAAGCCGCGAACAACCCGGATGTTTCGTTCCTGGGCGCCGAGCCGTTCATGAACGGTGTCGCGACGATGCTGCGCCATTTCGAGCAGAAGGGCCTGCGCAATGTCCGGCTCTATCGCGGCGATGCACGCGAGCTGTTTTCGGGCATTCCCGACGGCGCGCTCGAAGCGATCTATGTGCTGCACCCCGATCCCTGGCCCAAGGCGCGCCATAACAAGCGCCGCCTGATCCAGAAGCCGTTTCTCGATCAGGCGTGGCGCATGCTGAAGCCGGGCGGGGAATTGCGCCTCGCGACCGACGATCCCGATTATCTGATCTGGATGTTGCAGCGCGTGCTGATCCATCCCGGTTTCGAATGGACGGCGCGGACCGCCGACGATTGGCGTCTGATCCCCGCCGACGCGATCGAAACGCGTTACGGAATTAAGTCGCGCCTGGAAGGAAGGCCCGCGACTTTCCTTAAATTGCGTCGTCGCGAAACGGCTGCTTGA
- a CDS encoding HlyC/CorC family transporter has protein sequence MSESQTSFADRLRGRLRDLLRPKGDAAEEQLRDTIEEIIEESETPAEPMGAAERAILSNVLRLREVTAEDVMVPRADIVAIELEVDLDKLAAFLAREAHSRVPVYRGTLDDVVGFVHLKDVLRARETKSGAKLADVMRKVIFVAPSMRVLDLLLEMRKTRTHLALVVDEFGGVDGLVTIEDVVEAIVGDIEDEHDVDERPRLQKVADGWLVDSRVSIEEFQNQTGLTLDDETREADIDTVGGAVAAMAGRVPGRGEVIRHAGGCEFEIIDADPRRIKRLKARAAQAAPSQESAAE, from the coding sequence ATGAGCGAGTCGCAAACAAGTTTCGCGGATCGATTGCGCGGGCGGCTGCGCGATCTGCTGCGCCCCAAGGGGGATGCGGCGGAAGAGCAGCTGCGCGACACGATCGAAGAAATCATTGAGGAAAGCGAAACGCCGGCCGAACCGATGGGGGCGGCCGAGCGCGCGATCCTGTCCAACGTGTTGCGCTTGCGCGAGGTCACGGCCGAAGACGTGATGGTGCCGCGCGCCGATATCGTGGCGATCGAGCTGGAAGTCGATCTCGACAAGCTGGCCGCGTTCCTGGCGCGCGAAGCGCATAGCCGCGTCCCCGTCTATCGCGGCACGCTCGATGACGTCGTCGGCTTCGTGCATTTGAAGGACGTGCTGCGCGCGCGCGAAACGAAATCGGGCGCCAAGCTCGCCGACGTGATGCGCAAGGTGATCTTCGTCGCCCCGTCGATGCGCGTACTCGATTTGCTGCTGGAAATGCGCAAGACGCGCACGCATCTCGCGCTCGTTGTCGACGAATTCGGCGGTGTGGACGGGCTCGTCACCATCGAAGACGTGGTCGAAGCGATCGTCGGCGACATCGAAGACGAGCACGACGTCGACGAACGTCCGCGTTTGCAGAAGGTCGCCGACGGGTGGCTGGTCGATTCGCGCGTGTCGATCGAGGAATTCCAGAATCAGACGGGCCTGACGCTGGACGACGAAACCCGCGAAGCCGATATCGACACGGTGGGCGGCGCCGTCGCCGCCATGGCCGGCCGTGTCCCCGGCCGGGGCGAAGTGATCCGCCATGCCGGCGGCTGCGAATTCGAAATCATCGACGCCGACCCGCGCCGCATCAAACGCTTGAAGGCGCGCGCCGCCCAAGCGGCACCCAGCCAAGAAAGCGCCGCCGAGTAG
- a CDS encoding helix-turn-helix transcriptional regulator, which produces MAAKSKKRRGNPLGRRGRASPGPNPIDIHVGKRFRERRTVLGLSQHDVGKMLGVTFQQVQKNERGTNRFSASRLYEAARVLDVPVGYFYEDMPGEVASHGRKHMQGVAEGPTPAFDLDPMAKRETLELVRAYYDLTDRQVRMNMVTMMRTLAKNDPDSRVHDRPRRGRPPKKS; this is translated from the coding sequence ATGGCAGCGAAATCGAAGAAACGGCGCGGCAATCCCCTTGGCCGGCGCGGTCGCGCGTCGCCGGGGCCGAATCCGATCGACATCCATGTCGGCAAGCGCTTCCGCGAACGCCGCACCGTGCTGGGCCTGTCGCAGCACGACGTGGGCAAGATGCTGGGCGTCACCTTCCAGCAGGTGCAGAAGAACGAGCGCGGCACCAATCGCTTTTCCGCGTCGCGCCTTTACGAAGCCGCGCGCGTGCTCGACGTGCCGGTCGGCTATTTCTACGAAGATATGCCGGGCGAGGTCGCCTCGCATGGCCGCAAGCATATGCAGGGCGTGGCCGAAGGCCCGACGCCGGCTTTCGACTTGGACCCGATGGCCAAGCGCGAGACGCTGGAGCTGGTGCGCGCCTACTACGACCTGACCGACCGTCAGGTGCGGATGAATATGGTCACCATGATGCGCACTTTGGCCAAAAACGACCCGGATTCGCGGGTCCATGACCGTCCGCGCCGCGGCCGCCCGCCCAAGAAAAGCTAA
- a CDS encoding GNAT family N-acetyltransferase: protein MSDLAIAKEPADSAVAIACVTAYFAELAARFEGGFDPGQPGYANPKDAGDFFVARRGDSVVACGAVKKHATGIAEIKRMWVAPNARGQGIASALLKALEDEARRQGYAQVVLDTNKALTEAHALYRKAGYRETARFNDNPYAHLWFVKDLT, encoded by the coding sequence ATGAGCGATCTCGCCATCGCCAAGGAACCGGCGGACTCGGCCGTCGCCATCGCTTGCGTCACGGCGTATTTCGCCGAACTCGCCGCGCGGTTCGAAGGCGGTTTCGATCCGGGCCAGCCCGGCTATGCCAATCCGAAAGATGCCGGCGATTTCTTCGTCGCACGGCGCGGCGATTCGGTCGTCGCTTGCGGTGCCGTCAAAAAGCACGCGACCGGCATCGCCGAAATCAAACGTATGTGGGTCGCACCCAATGCGCGCGGCCAAGGCATCGCCAGCGCGTTATTGAAGGCGCTGGAAGACGAAGCGCGTCGCCAAGGCTACGCCCAAGTCGTGCTCGACACGAACAAGGCGCTGACCGAAGCGCACGCGCTGTATCGCAAAGCGGGTTATCGCGAAACCGCGCGGTTCAACGACAACCCCTATGCGCATCTCTGGTTCGTGAAGGACCTTACTTGA
- the truB gene encoding tRNA pseudouridine(55) synthase TruB, protein MKREKNKVDGWVVLDKPIGPSSTQALGKVRWIFQAAKGGHGGTLDPLASGVLPIALGEATKLIPFAMDGTKQYEFTVRWGAATATDDLEGSVVATSPNRPAESAIRAALPSFEGEIEQLPPAFSAIKIDGKRAYELARAGEEVVLQPRKVLIHKLEYLESPDADTARFRVTCGKGTYVRSLARDLAVALGTVGHVTELRRTRVGKFTLESAISLATLEGFGHSPARFGALAPVETALDDIPVLAVTEEEASALKQGRALRDPRIDRVPAEPIAAFQEGRLVALVASDGEILRPVRVFNL, encoded by the coding sequence GTGAAGCGCGAGAAGAACAAGGTCGATGGCTGGGTCGTGCTGGACAAGCCGATCGGCCCGAGTTCGACGCAAGCGCTCGGCAAAGTGCGTTGGATCTTTCAAGCCGCCAAAGGCGGGCATGGCGGCACGCTGGACCCGCTGGCCTCGGGCGTGTTGCCCATCGCGCTGGGCGAGGCGACCAAACTGATCCCCTTCGCCATGGACGGGACCAAGCAGTACGAGTTCACCGTGCGCTGGGGGGCGGCGACCGCGACCGACGATCTGGAAGGGTCGGTCGTCGCGACCAGCCCCAACCGCCCGGCCGAATCCGCGATCCGGGCCGCTCTGCCAAGCTTCGAAGGCGAAATCGAGCAGCTGCCCCCCGCCTTCTCGGCCATCAAGATCGACGGCAAGCGCGCCTATGAACTGGCCCGTGCCGGGGAGGAAGTCGTTCTCCAACCCCGTAAGGTCTTGATCCATAAGCTCGAATATCTGGAATCGCCCGATGCCGACACGGCGCGGTTTCGGGTTACCTGCGGCAAAGGCACCTATGTCCGCAGCCTCGCCCGCGACCTGGCCGTCGCGTTGGGAACGGTCGGTCATGTGACCGAACTTCGCCGGACCCGAGTCGGCAAATTCACGCTGGAATCGGCAATTTCACTGGCAACGCTGGAGGGGTTTGGGCATAGTCCGGCCCGCTTTGGGGCCCTCGCCCCGGTCGAGACCGCACTGGACGACATCCCGGTGCTGGCCGTGACCGAGGAAGAGGCTTCGGCCCTTAAACAGGGCCGGGCTTTGCGAGACCCCCGCATCGATCGCGTTCCCGCCGAACCGATTGCCGCCTTCCAAGAAGGGCGGCTGGTGGCGCTGGTCGCGAGCGACGGAGAAATCCTCCGTCCGGTGCGCGTGTTCAACCTCTAG
- the lnt gene encoding apolipoprotein N-acyltransferase, translated as MADIARRLQTATGWRRRFYAAGLGICAALALPPLGLVPLAFVAFAGLLLLLQSDDPAKRFAGFATGWWFGFGLHVVGLYWIANALLIEWERVGWMIPFAVFGLSGFLAAFIGVATFAVVRAGAQGVAGAIALAIAWTIAEYARGHVLTGFPWNLIGSIWSVADAPLQFAALTGAYGLSAITVLICALPATLRLRPVLAAIGLLAALWIGGLWHLSTGPTNNVPGVALRLVQPVVPQELKWDAFAREGNLARTIALSKVPGWETRTHVIWAETATAFPIWGTNPRIAERRRQVADAAPPGGMLITGAVRLELDGQNIAAAYNSLHAIDGAANMLANYDKAHLVPFGEYVPLRGLLPIERIVPGSGDFARGPGPATIAIPGLPPAGGSICYEIIFPGRTVDEAARPGFVLNVTNDSWFGYSAGPFQHFAAARLRAVEEGLPVVRAAGGGISGIIDARGRVRAFLGLEIVGVLDADLPQAAAPTPYARWGDLMLAALLAIFVAIWLRARENGIA; from the coding sequence ATCGCCGACATCGCGCGGCGCCTGCAAACCGCGACCGGCTGGCGGCGGCGTTTCTATGCCGCGGGGCTTGGCATTTGCGCCGCATTGGCGCTGCCGCCTTTGGGCCTGGTGCCGCTCGCTTTCGTCGCGTTCGCGGGCCTGCTGCTGCTGTTGCAAAGCGACGATCCGGCGAAACGCTTCGCCGGCTTCGCCACCGGCTGGTGGTTCGGCTTTGGCCTGCATGTCGTCGGACTTTACTGGATCGCCAACGCGCTGCTGATCGAATGGGAACGCGTCGGTTGGATGATCCCTTTCGCCGTGTTCGGCCTGTCGGGATTCTTGGCCGCGTTCATCGGTGTGGCGACATTCGCGGTGGTGCGCGCGGGCGCGCAAGGTGTTGCAGGCGCCATCGCCCTCGCCATCGCCTGGACGATCGCCGAATACGCGCGCGGCCATGTGCTGACCGGTTTCCCGTGGAATCTGATCGGCTCGATCTGGAGCGTCGCCGATGCGCCGCTGCAATTCGCGGCGTTGACCGGCGCCTATGGCTTGTCGGCGATCACGGTGTTGATCTGTGCATTGCCCGCGACATTGCGCCTTCGGCCGGTGCTGGCCGCGATCGGCTTGCTCGCCGCACTTTGGATCGGCGGGCTCTGGCATCTTTCGACCGGTCCCACGAACAACGTACCGGGTGTGGCGCTGCGCTTGGTGCAACCGGTCGTGCCGCAGGAATTGAAGTGGGACGCGTTCGCGCGCGAAGGCAATCTCGCGCGCACGATCGCGTTGTCCAAAGTGCCGGGCTGGGAAACGCGCACCCATGTGATCTGGGCGGAAACCGCCACGGCGTTTCCGATTTGGGGGACGAACCCGCGCATCGCCGAACGCCGCCGCCAAGTCGCGGACGCCGCCCCGCCCGGCGGCATGTTGATCACCGGTGCGGTGCGCCTGGAACTCGACGGGCAGAACATCGCCGCCGCCTATAACTCGCTGCACGCGATCGACGGGGCGGCGAACATGCTCGCCAACTACGACAAGGCGCATCTGGTACCGTTCGGCGAATACGTGCCGCTGCGCGGGCTTCTGCCGATCGAGCGCATCGTGCCCGGCAGCGGCGATTTCGCGCGCGGTCCTGGCCCCGCAACCATCGCGATCCCCGGCTTGCCGCCGGCGGGCGGGTCGATTTGCTACGAGATCATCTTCCCTGGCCGCACCGTGGATGAAGCTGCGCGACCGGGATTCGTCCTCAACGTCACCAATGATTCCTGGTTCGGCTATTCCGCCGGACCGTTCCAGCATTTCGCCGCCGCGCGGTTGCGCGCGGTCGAGGAAGGACTGCCGGTCGTGCGCGCCGCCGGTGGTGGTATTTCAGGTATCATCGATGCGCGCGGGCGTGTGCGCGCCTTTCTCGGTCTTGAAATCGTCGGCGTGCTCGACGCCGATTTGCCGCAAGCGGCCGCGCCAACACCCTATGCGCGATGGGGCGATCTAATGCTGGCGGCGTTGTTGGCGATTTTCGTCGCGATTTGGCTTCGCGCGCGAGAAAACGGGATCGCCTGA
- the rbfA gene encoding 30S ribosome-binding factor RbfA, whose amino-acid sequence MSGKFDRNEDGPAGAPSQRQLRVGEAVRRALVEVLQEAHFRDPDLQGASITVSEVRASPDLKHATAFVTTLGGIDADKTIAALGRARAYIRGEVQRRIDLRQAVDIHFKRDTGFDYAARMDAAFRDPKVLADIAPPQADKPKPRARKKK is encoded by the coding sequence ATGAGCGGCAAGTTCGACAGAAACGAAGACGGTCCGGCCGGCGCCCCCAGCCAGCGCCAATTGCGCGTGGGCGAAGCGGTGCGCCGCGCGCTGGTCGAGGTGTTGCAGGAAGCCCATTTCCGCGACCCCGATTTGCAAGGCGCCTCCATCACCGTGTCGGAGGTGCGCGCTTCGCCCGACCTCAAACACGCGACCGCGTTTGTGACGACATTGGGCGGCATCGACGCCGACAAGACGATCGCGGCCCTGGGGCGTGCCCGCGCCTATATCCGCGGCGAAGTGCAACGGCGCATCGATCTGCGCCAAGCGGTCGATATCCATTTCAAGCGCGACACCGGCTTCGATTACGCGGCCCGCATGGATGCGGCGTTCCGCGATCCGAAAGTGCTGGCCGATATCGCCCCGCCGCAAGCCGACAAGCCCAAACCGCGCGCGCGCAAGAAGAAGTGA
- the ugpQ gene encoding glycerophosphodiester phosphodiesterase, giving the protein MKLDIPLIVGHRGAKASSPENTLPAIEEAFRQGATWVEFDAKLTKDGVPILMHDETLDRCTNGKGKVADHTLAQIRELDAGAWFGPQFKGTKVPTLEEAMALMAKLGMGFNIEIKPCPTRESETARISCALVDKLWPKSSPIPIVSSFKPLSLAAAKAQSAHLPRGYLAEELAGDWLEAVKALDCATIHPGFRKLTQAQVRAAKDAGYPVLVWTVNEAPKAKELLSWGVDALITDAPSAIGAAVK; this is encoded by the coding sequence ATGAAGCTCGATATTCCGCTGATCGTCGGCCATCGCGGCGCCAAGGCGTCGTCGCCGGAGAATACGCTGCCCGCCATCGAAGAGGCCTTTCGTCAAGGCGCCACGTGGGTCGAGTTCGACGCGAAGCTCACCAAGGACGGCGTACCGATCCTAATGCACGACGAAACGCTCGATCGCTGCACCAACGGCAAGGGCAAGGTCGCCGACCACACGCTGGCGCAGATCCGCGAGCTCGACGCCGGCGCATGGTTCGGGCCGCAGTTCAAGGGCACGAAAGTGCCCACGCTGGAAGAAGCGATGGCGCTGATGGCGAAGCTCGGCATGGGCTTCAATATCGAGATCAAACCCTGCCCGACCCGCGAGTCCGAGACCGCGCGCATTTCCTGCGCGCTGGTCGACAAGCTTTGGCCGAAATCCTCCCCCATTCCGATCGTGTCGAGCTTCAAGCCCTTGTCGCTCGCCGCCGCCAAAGCGCAGTCCGCGCATTTGCCGCGCGGCTATCTGGCCGAGGAATTGGCCGGCGATTGGCTGGAAGCCGTCAAGGCGCTCGACTGCGCGACGATCCATCCCGGCTTCCGCAAACTGACCCAAGCGCAAGTTCGCGCGGCGAAGGACGCGGGCTATCCGGTGCTGGTGTGGACGGTCAACGAAGCGCCCAAGGCGAAGGAGTTGCTGAGCTGGGGCGTGGACGCACTGATCACCGACGCGCCCAGCGCGATCGGTGCGGCCGTCAAGTAA